In one window of Massilibacterium senegalense DNA:
- the htpX gene encoding protease HtpX — protein sequence MFKRISLFLLTNILVVLTIGIITSVLGVRQYVTESGINYTALLVFSFIVGFTGAIISLLISRWSAKQLMGVRVLNPNDATLTAEERHLVQMVYRLCEKAGMKVMPEVGIYDSPEVNAFATGPSKNKSLVAVSSGLLQKMDDDAVEGVLAHEVAHIVNGDMVTMTLLQGIINTFVVFLSRLLAYAVSQFVREDIAWIVQFVTMIVLDILFSILGSLVVFAHSRHREFHADAGGAQLAGRNKMVHALRSLQQTVELVDTSDKQVAAFKISGGGAKMLRLFSTHPPLEDRIARLEKGM from the coding sequence ATGTTTAAACGTATTAGCTTATTTCTTTTAACAAACATTCTAGTCGTTTTAACGATTGGAATCATCACAAGCGTACTCGGTGTAAGACAGTACGTAACAGAAAGTGGCATTAATTATACGGCGCTTTTAGTATTTAGTTTTATTGTTGGTTTCACAGGTGCCATTATTTCTTTATTAATTTCACGTTGGTCTGCTAAACAATTAATGGGTGTACGAGTATTAAACCCAAATGATGCAACATTAACAGCGGAAGAACGTCATTTAGTGCAAATGGTATATCGTTTATGTGAAAAAGCAGGCATGAAAGTAATGCCTGAAGTAGGAATTTATGATTCACCAGAAGTAAACGCATTTGCGACAGGTCCTTCTAAAAATAAATCATTAGTCGCTGTTTCAAGTGGACTTTTACAAAAAATGGATGATGATGCTGTAGAGGGAGTATTAGCACATGAGGTAGCACATATCGTGAATGGTGACATGGTAACGATGACGTTATTACAAGGTATCATCAATACATTTGTTGTGTTCTTATCTCGTTTATTAGCATATGCTGTATCTCAATTCGTACGTGAAGATATTGCTTGGATTGTGCAATTTGTAACGATGATTGTCTTAGATATTTTATTCTCTATTTTAGGAAGTCTTGTTGTCTTTGCACATTCCCGTCATCGTGAGTTTCATGCAGATGCAGGTGGTGCGCAATTAGCAGGACGCAATAAAATGGTACATGCATTACGTTCTTTACAGCAAACAGTGGAGTTAGTAGATACAAGTGATAAACAAGTAGCAGCATTTAAAATTAGTGGCGGGGGAGCAAAAATGCTTCGTTTATTCTCTACTCACCCACCACTAGAAGATCGCATTGCGCGTTTAGAAAAAGGTATGTAA
- a CDS encoding EcsC family protein, protein MVETEQQLQKALKEIRKWEKAQQGIWIWNAIVRLPFKLLDKITPKIIHEKVGTLIDEVAHFLQTGGKYLVKEQRMFKTLGVSSYEEIQRLSLEEMDQSAETLRKQASNIAFVQGATTGIGGMFTLAIDIPAVLGQSLKVLQEMAICYGFNPNGKEERIFMMKCLQFASSDVVGKKAILQELEQEKKANTVSQIQGWREITASYVESFGLKKLFQAVPIAGIVFGAISNKSMLEDISEVGMMFYKKRRIIQKLEEVK, encoded by the coding sequence ATGGTAGAAACAGAACAGCAACTCCAAAAGGCATTGAAAGAAATCAGAAAATGGGAAAAAGCACAACAAGGAATTTGGATATGGAATGCAATTGTACGTTTACCATTTAAGTTATTAGACAAAATCACGCCTAAAATCATTCACGAAAAAGTCGGGACATTAATCGATGAAGTTGCTCATTTTTTGCAAACAGGCGGGAAGTACCTTGTAAAGGAACAACGTATGTTTAAAACGTTAGGTGTCTCTTCTTATGAAGAGATTCAACGTCTTTCTTTAGAAGAAATGGATCAGAGCGCGGAAACATTGCGGAAGCAGGCGAGCAATATTGCATTCGTACAAGGTGCAACGACGGGAATCGGTGGCATGTTTACGTTAGCAATAGACATCCCAGCCGTATTAGGACAATCATTAAAAGTGTTGCAAGAAATGGCTATCTGCTATGGATTTAATCCAAATGGAAAAGAAGAACGCATTTTTATGATGAAATGTTTACAGTTTGCTTCTAGTGATGTTGTTGGAAAAAAAGCCATCTTACAAGAATTAGAGCAAGAAAAAAAGGCGAATACTGTTTCTCAAATTCAAGGATGGCGAGAAATAACAGCAAGCTATGTAGAATCGTTTGGATTAAAAAAATTATTTCAAGCAGTACCTATTGCAGGCATAGTGTTTGGGGCTATCTCGAATAAATCGATGTTGGAAGATATATCAGAAGTTGGTATGATGTTTTATAAGAAGCGTAGAATTATACAAAAGCTTGAAGAGGTGAAATGA